The Candoia aspera isolate rCanAsp1 chromosome 6, rCanAsp1.hap2, whole genome shotgun sequence genome has a segment encoding these proteins:
- the ECD gene encoding protein ecdysoneless homolog, translating to MEKQLSSVTVDDAVCYQLFLIHESEDLEHRQGILQQYIERILAHFAPILVCYIWQNEPFNLKYKPAKGNIPAHIAGLTKFGDNIEDEWFIVYLIKEITKEFPELLARVDDNDGEFLLIEAADYLPKWLNPENSINRVFFHSGELCIIPLPKTPEEKGLLPAINPTIPQVLKLFSTHSGHFVASKSIKAAVYKRINGYPEKIQTFLHRARCYLPAGIAVVLKQRPALVAAAVQAFYLRDPIDLKACRIFKIFPPETCVMTSVTFTKCLYAQLIQQAFVPDKRSGYLLPPRSHLQFKAYELGMKLAHGFEILCSKCSSASPDSKKQMLNVPLWDSFLSALQKNNYFKGEIEGSAQYLHQLQMAENYFLQTVANPESSAAVSPGEEIQKILKTNSFNLEDLRKNSNILPPEDDDSWLEISPDALDQILKETSGMNKSSAAPEENQNYDLTEVAESMKAFISKVSTYKGAEMPRSSADAPVSFDVDSFTDALDKILGPNSEELDSDDLEEEEEEFDFLDSDEESALKAGTQGDTASWNETAGGLQSYMKEMDHELASTTIGKSFTNQKKGARSGKVFSHEDPNIDLEGHLSKEDPDATPVDIDLNLVTNLLDSYNAQAGLPGPVSNILQSMGVHLPENADHKPH from the exons ATGGAGAAGCAGTTAAGTTCTGTGACTGTAGATGATGCAGTCTGTTACCAGTTATTCCTAATACATGAATCAGAAGACCTAGAACATCGTCAAGGCATTCTCCAGCAATATATTGAAAGAATACTAGCACATTTTGCCCCCATCCTGGTTTGCTATATTTGGCAAAATGAACCATTTAATTTAAAGTACAAACCTGCAAAAG GAAATATTCCTGCTCATATTGCTGGTCTTACAAAGTTTGGTGATAATATTGAAGATGAATGGTTTATCGTTTACCTcataaaagaaattacaaaagaattTCCAGAATTATTAGCTAG AGTGGATGATAATGATGGTGAATTCCTTCTGATAGAAGCAGCTGATTATCTTCCAAAGTGGTTGAATCCTGAAAATAGCATCAATCGG GTATTCTTTCATAGTGGAGAATTATGCATAATTCCATTACCAAAGACTCCTGAAGAGAAGGGATTACTGCCTGCTATAAATCCTACAATTCCCCAAGTGCTGAAATTATTTTCTACCCATTCTGGGCATTTTGTGGCTTCAAAATCTATTAAAGCAGCTGTATATAAACGCATCAATGG GTATCCTGAGAAGATCCAGACCTTTCTTCATCGAGCTCGCTGTTACCTTCCAGCAGGCATTGCGGTAGTTCTGAAGCAACGTCCTGCGTTAGTGGCAGCGGCAGTCCAAGCTTTTTACCTTCGAGATCCCATTGACTTAAAAGCATGCCGCATTTTCAAAATCTTCCCCCCTGAGACATGTGTGATGACATCA GTTACTTTTACAAAGTGTCTATATGCGCAGCTGATTCAACAGGCATTTGTACCAGACAAACGGAGTGGCTATTTGTTGCCTCCTCGTTCACATCTTCAGTTCAAAGCATATGAACTAGGCATGAAACTG GCTCATGGTTTTGAAATTTTATGCTCAAAGTGTAGTTCAGCTTCTCCTGATTCCAAGAAACAAATGTTGAATGTTCCATTATGGGATAGCTTTCTCAGTGCCCTCCAGAAGAACAATTATTTTAAG GGTGAAATAGAAGGTTCTGCTCAGTATCTTCATCAGTTGCAAATGGCAGAAAACTATTTTCTACAGACTGTAGCCAACCCAGAAAG TTCAGCTGCTGTTAGCCCAggagaagaaattcagaaaatattaaaaacaaattcctttaatttggAGGATTTGAGAAAAAACTCAAACATTCTACCTCCAGAGGATG ATGACAGTTGGCTGGAGATTTCTCCAGATGCTCTGGATCAGATTCTTAAGGAGACATCTGGCATGAACAAATCATCTGCTGCTCCAGAGGAAAACCAGAACTATGACTTGACTGAGGTTGCTGAAAGCATGAAGGCTTTTATATCCAAAGTCTCAACGTACAAAGGAGCAGAAATGCCACG GTCTTCTGCTGATGCCCCTGTCAGTTTTGATGTTGACTCATTCACAGACGCTTTGGATAAAATACTGG GGCCAAATTCAGAAGAGCTTGACTCTGATGacttagaagaagaagaagaagaatttgaCTTCTTAGACAGCGATGAAGAATCTGCTTTAAAAGCTGGTACTCAAGGAGATACAGCATCTTGGAATGAAACAGCTGGAGGTCTCCAATCATACATGAAAGAAATGGATCATGAATTAGCGTCCACCACTATTGGCAAAAGCTTTACCAATCAGAAGAAAGGG GCGAGATCCGGTAAAGTATTTTCACATGAAGACCCTAACATAGATTTGGAAGGCCATCTGAGTAAAGAAGACCCTGATGCAACACCTGTGGACATTGACTTGAACCTTGTAACTAACTTGCTGGACTCCTATAATGCACAAGCTGGACTACCAGGACCCGTTTCTAACATTCTGCAGAGCATGGGAGTACATTTGCCAGAAAATGCAGACCACAAACCTCACTAG